Genomic DNA from Aphanothece sacrum FPU1:
ACAGTATTTGTTATTCCCATCGCTATTGGTACACCCATTTCTGGAATATTAGCAGATCGCTACGGAAGAAAGCAAATATTAGTCCCTGCGTTGCTCTTATTTGCAATTGCTGGAATGGTATGTTCATTGGCTGCAAATTTTCGGACTTTAATCGAATTTCGCTTTCTTCAGGGAGTTGGTGCTGCACCATTAGAGTCATTAGCTTTAACCTTAATTAGTGACCTTTATCGAGGTAAATTACTAACAGCAGCGATGGCTTTTAATGCCACCAGTATTGGTCTTAGTTTAGCAATTTATCCTTTAATTAGTGGAGGGTTAACTACTTGGGGATGGCGTTATCCTTTTTTATTACCTTTGATGGCAGTTCCTCTTAGTTTTTTTGTGTTATTTTTTTTGAGAATTCCTCATCGACCTCAATCCGAAACATTTGAATTAAAAAGCTATTTAGGGAATATTTGGAATAGTATTAATAATCGCCAAGTGATAGGCTTATTAATAGCGGTTGTTGCTTTGTTTATTCTCTTATTTGGTCCCTACTTCACCTATATCCCTTTATTAGCGGATGCTCAATTAGGTGCTTCTCATTTTGTCATAGGAATTATTTTAGCGAGTATGGCTCTTTCTTTGGCATTTGTCTCATCTCAATTAGGATTATTTGCCCGATTTTTGTCTGAAGTAACTCTCATTAAAGCTTCATTTATTGTGTATGCTACTGCTTTAATTATTACACCATTAATTCATAATATTTGGTTGCTATTTCTTCCCAGTATTTTATTTGGTTTGGCTCATGGAATGGTATTTCCTTCAACCCAAGCTTTATTAGGAGAATTAGCACCCCAAGAATATCGGGCAGGTTTTATGGCAGTTAATGCAACAGTTTTGTCTTTAGGACAAGCATTAGGCCCGATTTTAGCAGGAGGAATGTTTACTATTTGGGGAATGCAAGGGGTGTTTTATAGTAGTGCTATTTTTGCTTTAACAGTGCTTATTTTCTTAAATTTTCTGCTAATAAGACTTCGGACATCTCAGTAGTTAGATATAAATCAAAGACTCTATTCTTAGAGTCTAAAAAACAAATTATTTCAGAAAAAAATGGAGGTAATTATGAAACGAAAAATTGGCGTAACTAATTGGATTTTTGGCGATGTAGATTTAATTGAAAGTGCGAAAATTATCGCCAGTATGGGTTTTGATGGTATGGAGGTTTATGTTGACATTGAAAAGGTATCATCAACAGAGGTTAAAAAAGTTTTAAATGATCATAATTTAGATGTTTTTTCCTTGACTCCTGCTAATTTTGATTTAGCTAATAATTACCTAAATTGTAGACAAATAGCGATTGATTATTACAAAAAATTAATCGATTACGGAGCAGAATTAGGACATCCAGTTATTACTTGTCATGAATACATTCAAAATCAATCAATTAAGGATTATTTGGGGGCAATTTATTGGCTGATTGATTCTTGTAAAAAGCTTGCTATTTATGCTCAGAAAGCTAATATTAACTTGGGATTTGAACCCCTTAACCGTTATCTTTGTCGCTTCATTCTTACCAGTGTTGATGTTGTTGAGTTAATCAATCAAGTTGATGCCCATAATTTGACAATTATACTTGATACTTTTCAC
This window encodes:
- a CDS encoding MFS transporter encodes the protein MINQQDVSQRLKSSIKIYRDANLQLIIGITLMAVLGSSSIGPTLPSLAEEFQVSPENIGWVITVFVIPIAIGTPISGILADRYGRKQILVPALLLFAIAGMVCSLAANFRTLIEFRFLQGVGAAPLESLALTLISDLYRGKLLTAAMAFNATSIGLSLAIYPLISGGLTTWGWRYPFLLPLMAVPLSFFVLFFLRIPHRPQSETFELKSYLGNIWNSINNRQVIGLLIAVVALFILLFGPYFTYIPLLADAQLGASHFVIGIILASMALSLAFVSSQLGLFARFLSEVTLIKASFIVYATALIITPLIHNIWLLFLPSILFGLAHGMVFPSTQALLGELAPQEYRAGFMAVNATVLSLGQALGPILAGGMFTIWGMQGVFYSSAIFALTVLIFLNFLLIRLRTSQ
- a CDS encoding sugar phosphate isomerase/epimerase family protein; protein product: MKRKIGVTNWIFGDVDLIESAKIIASMGFDGMEVYVDIEKVSSTEVKKVLNDHNLDVFSLTPANFDLANNYLNCRQIAIDYYKKLIDYGAELGHPVITCHEYIQNQSIKDYLGAIYWLIDSCKKLAIYAQKANINLGFEPLNRYLCRFILTSVDVVELINQVDAHNLTIILDTFH